One part of the Vanessa atalanta chromosome 4, ilVanAtal1.2, whole genome shotgun sequence genome encodes these proteins:
- the LOC125077998 gene encoding trypsin-3-like, whose amino-acid sequence MWYILFCVVAPGCVVSEIILSERVPIHTENDMYEVDMDNRIVGGEEANIIDHPYQVSFIVNNSYFCGGFIVSENYILTAGHCAQNVDPSTVVLRAGSSFRKNGTIIPIAEVTPHPEYDNPAFDKDVAYMKTVEPINFTDTIKPISLPPKNRNLKGDILVSGWGRMKQGASSIPNRLMHVQLPVVNFIQCFLVYPTVLTRNMWCGGNFFLGGEGTCQGDSGGAAIQDGMAVGIVSFGRGCGQAFSPSVFADIASPTIRDFISEHTGL is encoded by the exons ATGTGGTACATTTTATTCTGTGTTGTTGCACCTGGCTGTGTAGTGTCAG aaattatattatcagaGAGGGTTCCAATACACACGGAAAATGACATGTACGAGGTGGATATGGATAACAGGATCGTTGGTGGGGAGGAGGCTAACATAATCGATCATCCTTACCAAGTCTCATTCATTGTGAACAATTCCTATTTTTGTGGTGGATTCATTGTTAGCGAAAACTACATATTGACGGCTGGTCACTGCGCCCAAAA CGTCGATCCTTCAACTGTAGTTCTGAGAGCTGGTAGTTCGTTTCGTAAGAATGGTACGATTATCCCAATAGCTGAAGTAACACCACATCCGGAATATGATAATCCTGCCTTTGATAAGGACGTGGCGTATATGAAGACAGTTGAACCGATCAATTTCACGGACACGATTAAACCGATAAGCTTACCGCCTAAAAATCGTAACCTAAAGGGTGATATTTTAGTCAGTGGATGGGGAAGGATGAAG caaggAGCGTCTTCAATCCCGAATAGATTGATGCATGTCCAGTTACCGGTTGTAAACTTTATACAGTGCTTCCTCGTGTATCCGACAGTACTAACCAGAAACATGTGGTGCGGTGGGAATTTCTTCTTAGGCGGTGAAGGAACTTGTCAG GGTGATTCGGGTGGCGCGGCGATACAAGATGGAATGGCTGTTGGCATCGTGTCATTTGGCAGGGGCTGCGGTCAAGCCTTTTCGCCGAGCGTTTTTGCGGATATTGCGTCTCCAACTATACGAGATTTTATATCGGAACACACTggactgtaa